One region of Fimbriimonadaceae bacterium genomic DNA includes:
- a CDS encoding c-type cytochrome has translation MLGGLAATLLAGVGFLATQSQAESPVSAGTVVVDGVTVPDIAPLPTVVPIPATNLNYKAKVDLGKQLYFDGRLSKNNAISCAFCHNPFTGFADPRQTSIGVGGGIGGRQAPTVYNTGLIPLQFWDGRAGSLEEQALGPIANPVEMAEVLEHVVKKLAKIKGYQQQFRAVFGTDVNLQSLAEAIAAYERTVVSTNSAFDKYVLGDAKAMDESAVRGMGLFKGKARCVLCHNGPNFTDNQFHNLGVPQAGPMKEDLGRFYVTRQEQDKGAFKTPTLRSITETAPYMHDGVFKTLEEVIDFLDQGGGSNPHLSPMVKPLGLTKEDKADLVAFLKALAGEPIKFEMPKLPQ, from the coding sequence ATGCTCGGCGGGCTGGCGGCGACCCTGTTGGCCGGTGTGGGGTTTCTGGCGACACAGTCGCAGGCGGAATCGCCGGTCTCGGCCGGGACGGTCGTGGTGGACGGCGTGACCGTCCCTGACATCGCACCCCTGCCGACGGTCGTGCCGATTCCAGCCACGAACCTCAACTACAAGGCCAAAGTCGATTTGGGGAAACAACTCTATTTCGATGGGCGGCTCTCCAAGAACAACGCGATCTCCTGCGCCTTTTGCCACAATCCGTTTACCGGTTTCGCCGATCCGCGCCAGACATCGATCGGAGTGGGTGGAGGCATCGGGGGCCGCCAGGCGCCGACCGTCTACAACACGGGACTCATTCCGCTCCAGTTTTGGGATGGACGCGCCGGATCGCTGGAGGAGCAGGCGCTGGGGCCGATCGCCAATCCCGTGGAGATGGCCGAGGTGCTCGAGCACGTCGTGAAAAAGTTGGCCAAGATCAAGGGATATCAACAGCAATTCCGGGCGGTGTTCGGCACAGACGTCAATCTCCAAAGCCTTGCCGAGGCCATCGCCGCCTACGAGCGGACGGTCGTGTCGACCAATTCCGCCTTCGATAAGTATGTGCTGGGGGATGCGAAGGCCATGGACGAGTCGGCAGTGCGGGGAATGGGGCTGTTCAAGGGGAAGGCCCGGTGCGTGCTCTGTCACAACGGGCCGAATTTCACCGACAATCAGTTTCACAATCTTGGCGTGCCCCAAGCCGGGCCGATGAAAGAGGACCTCGGCCGGTTTTATGTCACCAGGCAGGAACAGGATAAAGGAGCGTTCAAGACCCCGACGCTTCGGAGCATCACCGAGACCGCTCCCTACATGCATGACGGTGTCTTTAAGACGCTGGAAGAGGTGATCGATTTCCTGGATCAGGGAGGCGGGTCGAATCCGCATCTGAGTCCGATGGTGAAGCCGCTCGGGTTGACGAAGGAGGACAAGGCGGATTTGGTCGCGTTTCTGAAGGCGCTGGCGGGGGAGCCGATCAAGTTCGAGATGCCGAAATTGCCGCAATGA